A stretch of DNA from Allomeiothermus silvanus DSM 9946:
ACTAAGTCGGTGGTGAGGATGGCCTCCATGAAGGGATCGATCTCAGGGCCCAGCTGAATCTGCGGCAACCCCGCCGCGATCTTCTCTATGGGCAAGGGCTGGCCGATTACCCCGGTGGAGCCGGTCAGGACAGCCTCCGGAGCAATCCCGAGTTGAACCGCAGCCAGCTCGGCCATGCGGCGATCGGCCTCCACCCCCGCTTGCCCGGTGGCGCAATTGGCATTGCCGGCGTTGACCACGATCGCTTGGAGCAACCCCCCACTGGCGTATAGCTTTCGGCCCCGGTTCACGCTAGGGGCCGCCGCCCGGTTCAGGGTGCCCACAAAGGCCCAGCTACAGGGCGTACCCGAGACCAAAAGGCCCAGATCCGGCTTGCCTGAGGGTTTGATTTTGGCTCGTGTGGATCCCGCACGAAATCCGATAGGTAATCTCATGCCGATAGCTTAACGCCTTCGCTCGCCTGGGTGGATGGAGCCCCGGTAGTGGACTCTGTGTGCTGCAGACCCAATACCTCGCGGTAGACCTCGAGGTATTGGGGAACAATCACGTCGGGGTGAAAGCGCTCGACCGCCCGCACCCGGGCCTGCTCACCCAGGCGCTGGTGGTGTACCGGCTGTGAGAGGGCCTCGAGGGCCGCCTCGGCCATCCCCTCGATATCCCCCACCGCCCGCAGGTAGCCGGTCTTTCCCTCTTCTACTACCTCCGGCAGGCCACCCACCCGGCTGGCTACCACCGGCACCCCGCAGGCCATCCCCTCCAGCACGGCTAGGCCGAACGACTCTTGCTCGGAGGGCATCAGCATGAGGTCGGCCAGGCCCAGCACCCGCTCGACCTCCGGGATAAACTCCAAAAACTGCACCCGTCCCATCACCTCGAGTTCCTGGGCCAGCGCGAAGCACTCCGGGCGCTCGGGGCCATCCCCCACCATGAGGAGCCGGGCGGGGAGCTTGGCGGCGACCCGGGCAAACACCCGGATCACATCCTGGGGCCGCTTGACCCGACGGAAGTTAGAAACATGGATGAGCAGGGCTTCGTCGGGTTGAGCAAAGCGGGCCCGCAGCAGCGGGTCGTGGATGGGCTTGAACCGCTCGGGGTCCACCCAGTTGTGGATCACGTGGATAGGGCGGTGGATGCCGAAAGCCTCTCGGGTGTGGCGGGCCAGGTCGTGCGAGACCGCCGTCACCGCGTCAGAGGCCTCGATGGCGTGGCGGGTGGTGTGCCTGAGCGCGGGCTCGAGGCCCAATAGCGTCACGTCGGTGCCGTGCAGGGTGGTCACTACCTTGAAGCTCCCCCCACTGACCTCGCGGGCCAATAGGGCGCTAGTAGCGTGGGGAATGGCGTAGTGGGCGTGCACGATCTCAATGTGGTGTTCCTCAACCAACCGGGCCAGGGTGTTGGCCGCGGTGAGGGTGGAAAGCGCATCGTCAAAAAGCGGGTAATCTACCGTACCGATCTGGTGAAACTGTACCCGCTCACGTCCGATGGCAGCGTCTACCGGGGTCACCCCCAGCAAGCGACCAATCCGGCGGATCATGCCCTGGAAGAAACTTTCGCTGCGCGCATCGAGCTCCCGGCTCAGGCGAAAGGGCCGCTTGGGGGCCACGATATGCACCTGATGGCCCCTTTTGGCCAGCGCTACGGCAAGTTCGGTCGCTACCACCCCCGAACCCCCCGCAGAGGCGTGGCACAGGAT
This window harbors:
- the bshA gene encoding N-acetyl-alpha-D-glucosaminyl L-malate synthase BshA; the encoded protein is MNIAILCHASAGGSGVVATELAVALAKRGHQVHIVAPKRPFRLSRELDARSESFFQGMIRRIGRLLGVTPVDAAIGRERVQFHQIGTVDYPLFDDALSTLTAANTLARLVEEHHIEIVHAHYAIPHATSALLAREVSGGSFKVVTTLHGTDVTLLGLEPALRHTTRHAIEASDAVTAVSHDLARHTREAFGIHRPIHVIHNWVDPERFKPIHDPLLRARFAQPDEALLIHVSNFRRVKRPQDVIRVFARVAAKLPARLLMVGDGPERPECFALAQELEVMGRVQFLEFIPEVERVLGLADLMLMPSEQESFGLAVLEGMACGVPVVASRVGGLPEVVEEGKTGYLRAVGDIEGMAEAALEALSQPVHHQRLGEQARVRAVERFHPDVIVPQYLEVYREVLGLQHTESTTGAPSTQASEGVKLSA